A single genomic interval of Candidatus Margulisiibacteriota bacterium harbors:
- the msrA gene encoding peptide-methionine (S)-S-oxide reductase: MNYEKAIFAGGCFWCMQPPFQKLDGVIAVTSGYTGGTKENPTYEEVSTGKTGHVEAVEIVYDPKKVSYDKLLEVFWEQIDPTDENGQFFDRGPQYVPAVFYLNDEQKQSAEKSKKALEDSKRFDKRLVIKILPASKFYEAEEYHQDFYKKSPARYNTYKAASGREQYLARIWKEKDSDSSGKK, from the coding sequence ATAAACTATGAAAAAGCCATTTTTGCCGGAGGATGTTTCTGGTGTATGCAGCCTCCTTTTCAAAAACTTGATGGGGTAATTGCTGTTACTTCCGGGTATACAGGAGGGACAAAAGAGAACCCTACCTATGAAGAAGTGTCTACTGGAAAGACCGGTCATGTCGAAGCTGTCGAGATTGTGTATGATCCTAAAAAGGTGTCTTACGATAAGTTGCTCGAAGTATTCTGGGAACAGATTGATCCCACGGATGAGAATGGACAGTTTTTTGACAGGGGGCCTCAGTACGTTCCCGCTGTTTTCTATCTTAACGACGAACAAAAACAATCGGCAGAAAAGTCAAAGAAAGCGCTTGAGGATAGTAAGCGATTTGATAAACGGCTGGTTATAAAAATTCTGCCTGCCTCGAAATTTTACGAAGCGGAAGAGTATCACCAGGACTTTTATAAGAAAAGCCCGGCAAGGTACAATACCTACAAAGCAGCTTCAGGAAGAGAACAATATCTTGCCAGAATCTGGAAAGAAAAAGATTCTGATTCTTCAGGAAAGAAGTAA